In Euphorbia lathyris chromosome 2, ddEupLath1.1, whole genome shotgun sequence, the sequence tttggttttatTCGGTTTTGGACCGGACCAAACCGAAAACCAAACTAGCTTAAAAATTAGGACCGaaccaaatcaaaatataattcGGTCCGGTTTGGTCCGGTTTTTTCGATTCGGTTTTTTCGATCTTTgggtttttggttcggttctgCTCACCCCTATATAAGACAAAGGGCATTTTAGGTATAAGTCATTAGTATTTAGGGGGAAAGAGTTTAGGAAGCCAAGGgagatagtttattaaagtttAGGAAGCTGCCACAAAACAATCAATAAACTATCTCTCTTGGCTTCCTAAACTCTTTCCTCCTAAATACTAATGGCTTATACCTAAAATGTCATTTGCCCTATACAGCTCACCCCTTCTAGAACATTCCTGCCACTGGACCATTCTCTATCGGAGCATGAGACTGTGCGGTTCCGCCCTTACTCATCCCAAAGAAAAGCATCTCGTGGAGAACGTGCCTTGATAATCGAGCTATCAACAAGATACCATCCGGTATAAGTTTCCGATCCCTCAACTTGATGACATGGACCAACTGAGTGGTTCGAAAATGTTCTCCAAGATTGACTTGTGGAGCGGATACCATCAAATTCGAATTAGAGCTGGGGATGAATGGAAGATGGCTTTCAAGACTACAGATGGGTTGTACAAGTGGTTAGTGATGCGATTCGGGATGACGAATGCTACGAGTACCTCCATGCGCTTGATGAACCAAGTATTGCGTCCAATGATCAGAAAGTTCATGGTGGTTTACTTTGATGACATCCTCATTCATAGCCAAACACTTGAGGAACACATTGAGCATTTGAGGTTGTATTTGACTTGTTAAGGAATCATCAACTATATGCAAACACTAAGAAGTGCGACTTCGTCATGGAGAGCTAGGTATTCCTCAAGTATGTAGTGAGCGGAGAAGGCATACGGGTAGATGAATAGAAGGTTCGAGCTATCCGAGAGTAGCCAATGCCTCAAAATGTGGGGGACATCCGAAGTTTCCATGAGTTGGAAACGTTCTAGCGGAGGTTCATCCGGTACTTTAGATCCATTGTAGCACCTATTAACCGAGTGTTTCGATGTGGGAAGAGGAACAAGAGGACATCTTTGCACTCATCAAAGAGAAGTTGAGCAGCCCTAGTACTTGCCTTTACAAATTTGAGAAGCTCTTTGAGGTAGAATGTGACGCGTGCGGAGTCCTAATGCAAGAGAGAGGCTAGTTTCCTACTTTAGCGAGAAGTTATGTGACTCGAGAAAAAAATGGACCACTTAAGATAAAGAGTTTTACGCCATAGTAAGGGCCTTGAAGACTTGGGAACATTACCTCCTAGGGAAGGAGATCGTTCTATACACGAATCACCAAGCCTTGAAATATTTGGGGGAGTCAGAAGCAACTCAGGAGTTCCATGCATACTAGATGGTCTACGTTTGTGGATAAGTTCCCCTACAAACTTATCCACAAAGTCGAAAAACATAATCAAGTGGCGGATGTCTAAAGCCATCGGGTAGCATTACTCAAGACTATAGCTCTTGAAATGAATTCATTTGACCATGTGAAGGGCGCCTACAAAGAGGATCCGGACTTCGGGACTATATGGGAGAGGTGTATGAGTCAAGTTGGTGAGGGTGACTACCATGTGCTAGATGATTACCTCATGAAAGGGGAACCGGTTGCGTCTACGATGTACCTCCATCTAGGAGAAGGTTATTTGGTACTCACATAGGGAAGTCTAAGGGACATTTTGAGAGGGGGAAAACATATGAAGCGGTGAGTTCCCTGTATTTTTAGCCAAAGATAGCGGTGTTATGTATGTCAAACCGCTAAGGGGCACGCCACCAACTCGGGGCTTCACATGCCATTATCGATGCCGGTTACCATTTGGGAGGATCTATACATGGATTTCATTTTGGGTTTACTAAGAACGCAAAGAGGACTGGACTCCATTTTTGTGATTGTGGACAGATTCTCGAAGATGGCACACTTCCTCCCATTGCTGAAAGACCAATGATGCTTCATCCATAGCCAAGTTTTTCTTTCAGGAGGTAGTGAGAGTGCACGGGTACCGAAGAATATCGTATCCAACCGGGATACTAAGTCCCTAAGCCACTTTTGGACGACCCTATGGGCTTTATTCGACACTTCCTTGAAATTCAGCACCACCGCTCACCCTCCGATGGACAAACCGAGGTGGTGAACCGGATCTGGGGGAATCTTTTGAGAAGTAAGTGCAAGGATAAGCCGAAGATGTGGGATTTAGTGATAGCTCAAGCCGAGTTCGCATACAATGGGGTTGTCCATTCGTGCACCGGATAATCACCCTTTGAAATGGACTACACAAAGGTTCCCAACCATACCCTCGACATTGTGAGCATACCGAAGGGGGACAAGGTTAGCATTCCAACTCAAAAGCTAGCTCATAATTTCCAACAAATGCATGATGAAGTGGAGGTGATGCTTGAAGAGCGGAATACAAAGTTGAAGGCCACCGATAGGATGTTcagtttgaagttggggatgaggtcATGGTAATTTTAGTTGGTCTTTACACTTCTATCAACAGAATGGTCAAATGAAATTTGCATGAAACAAGCTTTGAGTAAAGCTTTTCTCATACATGATTAGATTAGCATGTTATTCTGGAAAGATGTTGAATCTAAATGTCATATTCTACCAAAAAATGCACTCAGAACTACTCTAAAACCCAAACAGAatacaaattgttcttaggAATGAGATATGAAAACATAAATTAAATTTGAGAACGTGAAAACTTAAAACAGAAATAAACATTTTGCTACCTGTTCATCCATACTTGCAAACGTTTCCTTAACCTTCTGCAATATCATAGCCAAATTTCCCGCTTCGCAATGTAAAGCCTGATGTAAACCAATTGCAAAAGGTGTAGAGCCAATAAGTACTATAATGCAACAAGCCAACTGAAATAAGCAGCCAACAGTCTCAAATCTAACCTCTTTCTCAGAAATCAGATTGTCTATTACTGCATCCTTTGCTGATAGAGTTTTCTGAAGGTATGGAAGGTTAAGACAActcataataatatatttatagctAAACTGGAAACTTTTTGTTGGAAATCTAGTTTAGGATCTTAGGCATTTAACACTTGAATGGATATCTCTTCTATCTGAGCCTGATAGTTGTTCTTAATTTTTGCTACTTCCAGCTGTGCTTCTAGCTCAGAAATAATTCTGTCCCTTTTTTGGAGCTCGTCCTCATTGTTTCTCAGTTTATTTTCCAGGTCAAAGACCTTTTCTGTGGAAACCAGAGTGAGTTAGAACACAGGCTCATCTTAAAAAATATTGGATCATATAGTACTTTGGAAATTGATATTTACTATGAATTGTTTGACAATGATTAATTACAAGGGTGTGagtgaaacgtatggatctggCCAAGGAAAAAGATTGAAAGAATACTACCGTTTTCTCTTTAGAAGATGAACAAGTAGCACAAGTGCAcattatttgatcatttggatGGAAACAAGGTAAAGTGCACCTATACAGCCTAGCTAATGCAAGTTCTTTAATGGAGGTGAATGAAAACAAGTAGTTACCAATGAAAACTTTCTCAAAAAAAGAGACCTTATCCATCTTGCTCCTTAAGCCAGCCACTGTACATGGAAAACAAAGATAACCAGAACCCAATGTCAGGATTTCATTAGATTATACATATCCTGATGAGTTTTGAAGATGAAACAGTTCAGAAAACTACATGCCTACTTCCTCTTTTTCACTCACAAGGCTTTGCACATTATTCATAAGTTGCTTGATAGAGATGGATTCTTTTTCTATAGAGTCAATCAAAGACAAATGAGAATTCAGCTTTTCTGATAGAACAGTTAGCTTTTGATCTTTGGCTTTAATTGACCGTTTCATCTCACAAGTGGATTCCTGCTCAAAAGTGTTGATTCAGTAAACAATATAATCAACCAAATCTCATATTCCATTTTAAACAAGAAATAAAGCACCAATGGAACCTCATAAGCATTAATGAAATTTTCCTTCGATTGAAGCAGGTTCTGTATCGTTTCCTGCAACTCCCTTTGCCTGCTCTCAAGCAAAGCATTGTCGTTTTGAAGGTGACTCACCTGTAAAACACAAAACAATCACAGACTAAAGCAATTCGACTTTCTAAGGAGCATTTGAACGAACACGTATTAGACTAACACTCCGCTCGAGCTTTAGGCGCGATTCATGGGAGGAAGCTAACTCCGATTGCAGTTCCTGCAACTTCCTCCCGTATTCCTCCTCAGTTTGCTTTTGTTTCTGTAACCATGCAGAACGAACTATAATTTTCTTTCAATTAAGAAAAAAGAGAGAAGCAAATAAGAACTAGCTTAGTGATGATTGTAATGAGAACAAAACCTGAATTAGAAATTGACATTGTTGAGCAGCGGAGTTTTCCCTATCCTATATTATTCAAATAAGAAAAGACAAGGATTAGAGAGGAAGAACAAGTATGAGATTaacagaaaaaggaaaaatagtACTCTGAGATGTCGAAATTCAGTTGCTAGAGCTTGAAGCTGGATCTTGAATTTGGACAATTTAAGAAGCTCCATTTTCCCTCCAAACTCGGTTACATCAAAAGCGTTGAAGAAATAAGGATCAAGGAAAGAAGGAGATCCGTAAGAAACTAGTTCATGCTGGCCAGGGTGACTGAACAACTCAAgccagcccagcccagcccatcATAATTAAATTTGTGGGCTCACTTTAGTCCAAACTTCAaactttatattttgtttttatctttttactaaattatatatgttattcgcatatttttcatatataaaagcatatatcattttattaaaaGAAGAGATTTAATGAGAGATACAGATTCTAAACAAAGTGAAAAgtcacaaaaataaaataaaataaaactaattaaaatacaataaatgaaaaagaaaagaataagcCATTTCATTATACTTTTCAACTTAACATACAAGAGTTACCGCGGTTACAATATATAGACAATAGGGAAACATAACAATCTTGGAAAAGGGAGGGGGGTGGGGGAAGAGTTGGCTAACAGaaaagagaagaggaaggataGGGTGTAGAAGTGTTGAATTTTAATATGCTTAGTCCGTTAATAGAAAATTGGAATTTTGATCGATATGAATGGTTGATGggttatcaaaaaaaaaaaaaaaaagggtagATAATTGTGTTCATATGGTCATCCACATCAATTTGATCAATAATAGTTAGATCAAGTCTTATTAGATTGAAGACTTAGAATGATTTTAATCTCCACCATATTTTCTAATAAAGTCCAGATCTAACGATGACTGACCatatgtgaaaataaaaaagaagataTCTGAGTTGAAGTTCATGAGTGACATGACCATAGAACGATATTCAAATGTTGAGGAGGAACGAGAAACAATTTATGTTTCTTATTTTTCCAAGAAATAAGAAAGTTGTCAAGGAATACACAAAAACTAGTGATTGATCATCGCGTGTCAATGCAAGTAGCCCAATTTGAATCATAGAAAACCCTGAGTTGAGGTGAAGAAGTGCAAGAATAAAACAAGCCTTGTGCTGGGGCAAACTTGATGTAACGAAGAACATGATAAGCATCTCCTAAATGTATTAAGGTAGAAGGAGCCAAAAACTGACGTAATTGGGAAACTATAAAGCTGATATCATGTCGAGTATTAGTAAAGTACAACAATCGTCCTACTAGTTGTCTATATGGACCGGATTTAGGTAAGGTAATCACATCATCCTTTATCAATCTT encodes:
- the LOC136218097 gene encoding protein GRIP isoform X1; translation: MELLKLSKFKIQLQALATEFRHLRDRENSAAQQCQFLIQKQKQTEEEYGRKLQELQSELASSHESRLKLERSVSHLQNDNALLESRQRELQETIQNLLQSKENFINAYEESTCEMKRSIKAKDQKLTVLSEKLNSHLSLIDSIEKESISIKQLMNNVQSLVSEKEEVVAGLRSKMDKVSFFEKVFIEKVFDLENKLRNNEDELQKRDRIISELEAQLEVAKIKNNYQAQIEELQKTLSAKDAVIDNLISEKEALHCEAGNLAMILQKVKETFASMDEQERRVFSPALKCQQDNDMVGTNEDYRIEDVQNSKEASAKKGYRINARENQASPKCQEQKSIGNPHLENNSNVGSCLSESLYSDFQSAANGPSIPENNEKIAQVHCLPMIQNDSECSTTQGEPSDKPWS
- the LOC136218097 gene encoding protein GRIP isoform X2 translates to MELLKLSKFKIQLQALATEFRHLRDRENSAAQQCQFLIQKQKQTEEEYGRKLQELQSELASSHESRLKLERSVSHLQNDNALLESRQRELQETIQNLLQSKENFINAYEESTCEMKRSIKAKDQKLTVLSEKLNSHLSLIDSIEKESISIKQLMNNVQSLVSEKEEVVAGLRSKMDKVSFFEKVFIEKVFDLENKLRNNEDELQKRDRIISELEAQLEVAKIKNNYQAQIEELQKTLSAKDAVIDNLISEKEALHCEAGNLAMILQKVKETFASMDEQERRVFSPALKCQQDNDMVGTNEDYRIEDVQNSKEASAKKGYRINARENQASPKCQEQKSIGNPHLENNSNVGSCLSESLYSDFQSAANGPSIPENNEKVHCLPMIQNDSECSTTQGEPSDKPWS